One segment of Anatilimnocola aggregata DNA contains the following:
- a CDS encoding Gfo/Idh/MocA family protein: MQRRDFIEQSLAAGIVFASTAHLVNPRPAYALANDKISICAMGVKGRGGHVLQSFMGLPEVDVKYVCDLDESVLAARVAMVEKATGRRPQAIKDYRQALDDKSLDAIVIGTPDHWHALPTIHGCQAKKDVYVEKPDGHNIMEGRTMVAAAKKHGRVVQMGTQARTGPHLLSLMEYLKTGALGKVRFAKAWESAKQGSIGHAPDGTAPAGLDYNTWLGSAPLRPFNPMRFHGNWRWFFDYGTGDLGNDGVHRLDMARWALTAAAAAKGEVVPEMPRAIASLGGKYYFDDDQEWPDTLMTTFDFAGGYLLTYEMRVWNAYHLHDEPEGAAVHGDQGYVIIGNSRWRAFDPKGKPVTEDKAGYNDVGHVKNFLDCMRSRGKPNADLETVGHPSSLLCHLGNAAWRAGRTLKFDKETYKFIGDDDANQYLTRAEYRKPFELPKIADL, from the coding sequence ATGCAACGTCGCGACTTCATCGAACAGAGCCTGGCTGCCGGAATCGTCTTTGCGAGCACAGCGCACCTGGTGAATCCTCGCCCCGCCTATGCCTTGGCTAATGATAAAATTTCGATCTGTGCGATGGGAGTGAAAGGACGTGGCGGGCATGTGCTGCAGAGTTTCATGGGATTGCCCGAAGTCGACGTGAAGTACGTTTGCGACCTGGACGAATCTGTGCTCGCTGCGCGGGTCGCGATGGTCGAAAAGGCGACCGGCCGCCGGCCGCAAGCGATTAAGGACTATCGCCAGGCTCTCGACGATAAATCGCTCGATGCCATCGTCATCGGCACGCCCGACCATTGGCATGCTTTGCCCACCATTCATGGCTGCCAGGCTAAGAAAGACGTCTACGTCGAAAAGCCCGATGGCCACAACATCATGGAAGGACGCACCATGGTGGCGGCAGCTAAGAAGCACGGCCGAGTAGTGCAAATGGGCACCCAAGCTCGTACCGGCCCGCACCTGCTCAGTTTGATGGAGTATTTGAAAACGGGCGCGCTTGGCAAGGTCCGTTTCGCCAAAGCTTGGGAAAGTGCCAAGCAGGGAAGCATTGGCCACGCGCCCGATGGCACAGCACCGGCGGGACTCGATTACAACACCTGGCTTGGCAGCGCGCCGCTCCGGCCGTTCAATCCAATGCGTTTTCACGGCAACTGGCGCTGGTTTTTCGACTACGGCACCGGTGACCTTGGCAACGATGGCGTCCATCGCCTCGACATGGCCCGCTGGGCCCTCACCGCAGCAGCTGCGGCCAAGGGCGAAGTCGTACCGGAGATGCCGCGGGCCATTGCTTCTCTCGGCGGCAAGTACTACTTCGACGACGATCAGGAATGGCCCGATACGCTCATGACCACCTTCGATTTCGCGGGTGGCTATCTGCTCACCTACGAAATGCGCGTTTGGAATGCCTATCACCTGCACGACGAACCTGAAGGTGCCGCCGTGCATGGCGATCAGGGCTACGTGATCATCGGCAACAGTCGCTGGCGGGCCTTCGATCCCAAGGGGAAGCCAGTGACCGAAGACAAAGCGGGCTACAACGACGTCGGCCACGTCAAAAACTTCCTCGACTGCATGCGCTCGCGCGGCAAACCAAACGCCGATCTCGAAACCGTTGGTCACCCCTCCAGCTTGCTCTGCCACCTCGGCAATGCTGCTTGGCGCGCCGGCCGCACGCTCAAGTTCGACAAAGAGACCTACAAGTTCATCGGCGACGACGACGCGAACCAATACCTGACTCGCGCCGAATATCGCAAGCCGTTCGAACTGCCAAAGATTGCTGATTTGTAG
- a CDS encoding TIM barrel protein: MNTHLPTTSRRQFLSAAALGAVSCAAATSLSQPATAIEPIPRNGQSKFKFSLAAYSYRSLLQKGKDGTEPTATLTDFINDCAKLGCDGTELTSYYFPKAVTHDYLRSLRRQCFRLGLDVSGTAIGNDFGFPPGEERTKQIALTKQWIDFAEILGAPVIRIFAGHVKKDSTPAATHSLMVSGIEECCEYAGQHGVHLALENHGGPTATADGLLQFVRDVNSPWFGVNVDSGNFHSDDPYRELEQIAPYALNMQVKVVMTGPDKKKVPADYKRLAKIMRDANYRGYVVLEYEEAGNVREECAKHFQEMKAAFA; the protein is encoded by the coding sequence GTGAACACTCACTTGCCTACTACGTCGCGTCGACAGTTCCTTTCCGCTGCTGCCCTGGGCGCGGTCTCTTGCGCGGCAGCCACTTCGCTGAGCCAACCAGCAACCGCGATCGAACCCATCCCGCGCAATGGCCAGAGCAAGTTCAAATTCAGCCTGGCAGCGTACAGCTATCGCTCGCTGCTGCAAAAAGGAAAGGACGGCACCGAGCCGACCGCCACGCTGACCGACTTCATCAACGATTGTGCCAAACTGGGCTGCGATGGAACCGAACTCACGTCGTACTATTTTCCCAAGGCGGTCACGCACGACTATCTGCGTTCGCTCCGTCGCCAGTGCTTTCGCCTGGGGCTTGATGTTTCGGGCACGGCGATTGGCAACGACTTCGGCTTTCCGCCGGGCGAGGAACGAACGAAGCAGATTGCCCTGACCAAGCAATGGATCGACTTTGCCGAGATTCTCGGCGCGCCGGTGATTCGCATCTTTGCCGGACACGTGAAGAAGGACTCCACGCCCGCCGCAACTCACTCGCTGATGGTCTCGGGCATTGAAGAGTGCTGCGAATACGCCGGGCAGCATGGTGTGCACTTGGCACTTGAGAATCACGGCGGCCCCACTGCAACGGCCGATGGGCTGCTGCAATTCGTGCGCGATGTGAACAGCCCGTGGTTCGGCGTGAATGTCGACAGCGGCAATTTCCACAGCGACGATCCGTACCGCGAACTCGAACAGATCGCCCCCTACGCGCTCAACATGCAGGTGAAGGTGGTGATGACCGGGCCCGACAAGAAAAAAGTCCCCGCCGACTACAAACGCCTCGCCAAGATCATGCGCGATGCCAACTATCGCGGTTACGTCGTGCTCGAATACGAAGAAGCCGGCAACGTACGCGAAGAATGCGCCAAGCACTTTCAAGAGATGAAGGCAGCGTTTGCGTAG
- a CDS encoding tetratricopeptide repeat protein produces MAAGMTRTLESAAALYRRGFHEEALDAIENSLASSPDDGRLWELRGLVLRATGNIPLACDSLEHASLLVPLSSGGQVTLADCLARTGHGNVAICIAEHIISLANVDWSLLLYLAQVCDQCGRTDLSSELCREVNWRVPTCHQAYYDLGYYLGRERRPLPEIEAAARQAIELAPQVANYRVGLASLLWQQGDAPAAFGEANVLTETELKQLTCECCLRRLVKIYWNASAFAKSSACVERLAELEQSSRQARPDCRS; encoded by the coding sequence ATGGCTGCTGGAATGACGCGCACGCTGGAATCGGCCGCGGCACTTTACAGGCGCGGCTTTCACGAAGAGGCCTTGGACGCCATCGAGAATTCGCTGGCGAGCTCGCCCGATGACGGCCGGCTCTGGGAACTACGCGGACTGGTGCTGCGGGCCACGGGCAACATTCCTCTCGCCTGCGATTCGCTGGAACATGCCTCGCTGCTGGTGCCACTCTCTTCTGGCGGCCAGGTAACACTGGCCGATTGCCTGGCTCGCACGGGGCACGGCAACGTGGCGATCTGCATCGCCGAACACATTATCTCGCTGGCCAATGTCGATTGGTCGCTGCTGTTGTACCTGGCACAGGTGTGCGACCAGTGCGGACGGACCGATCTGAGCAGCGAGCTCTGTCGCGAAGTGAACTGGCGAGTCCCGACCTGCCACCAGGCTTATTACGATCTGGGTTATTACCTCGGTCGCGAGCGCCGCCCGCTGCCCGAAATTGAAGCGGCCGCCAGGCAGGCCATCGAACTCGCGCCGCAGGTTGCCAACTATCGCGTCGGCCTCGCTTCGCTGTTGTGGCAGCAAGGAGATGCCCCGGCTGCGTTTGGTGAAGCGAACGTACTCACTGAAACGGAGTTGAAACAGCTGACGTGCGAGTGCTGTTTGCGGCGGCTGGTGAAAATCTATTGGAATGCCAGCGCCTTTGCGAAGTCCAGCGCGTGCGTAGAACGGTTGGCCGAACTCGAACAAAGTTCGCGCCAGGCTCGTCCGGATTGCCGCTCATGA